In the Magnolia sinica isolate HGM2019 chromosome 15, MsV1, whole genome shotgun sequence genome, one interval contains:
- the LOC131226848 gene encoding disease resistance protein RGA2-like: MAEAFLSALVETMVENLNSLLLQQFQTARGVKKELGKLKSMLSTIYAVLRDADKQQVKSDALMDWLMKLKDVAYDADDLIDEFVTEVFWQKARTQSDTMNRVRNFFSFPNSLVFRLRMGSRIKEIGERLYEIAEQRKFHLSNRVVDLPFNIDERLQTDSLIESEVFGRDEDKKKIVESLIDFGTQEDVSIIPIVGMGGLGKTTLAQFAYNDERVTKHFELRVWVCVSDNFDVMRVIKLIIEATTGSKCDLEGMDSLRHGLQEKLSGKKFLLVLDDVWEENPEKWNSLKKSLRGARGSKIIVTIRSEKVASIIGTLPSHHLPTLSGDDCWSLFRQQAFGDGRQEHLNLVTLGKEIVKKREGVPLADVEKDDDGNIVWCKMDDLARFVAGTEHLIVQVENAESIHNISRHLSLECGYSRKVQTFPKALKKVNHLRTLLLLEGRSFNIPRDHFEHFMGLRVLDLSGSSVTKELLVSIGKLKHLRYLDLSDTDIKSLPESICTLPHLQTLRLLQCINLASYPVT, encoded by the exons ATGGCAGAAGCATTTCTCTCCGCTCTTGTTGAGACAATGGTGGAGAACTTGAATTCTCTACTTCTGCAACAGTTTCAAACAGCACGGGGTGTCAAGAAAGAATTGGGGAAGCTTAAGAGCATGTTGTCGACGATCTATGCAGTGCTTCGAGATGCAGACAAGCAGCAAGTGAAGAGTGATGCGCTGATGGATTGGCTAATGAAGCTTAAGGATGTGGCCTATGATGCAGATGACTTGATAGATGAGTTTGTAACAGAAGTTTTTTGGCAGAAAGCGAGGACTCAGTCTGATACGATGAATAGGGTGCgcaacttcttttcttttccaaacTCACTTGTATTTCGCCTGAGGATGGGGAGTAGGATaaaggagattggggagagattatATGAGATTGCAGAGCAGAGGAAGTTCCATTTGAGCAACAGAGTTGTAGATCTTCCATTCAATATTGATGAAAGACTGCAAACAGACTCTTTGATTGAGTCAGAAGTTTTTGGCAGAGatgaagataagaagaaaattgtaGAGTCATTGATTGATTTTGGtactcaagaagatgtctcgatcATCCCCATAGTCGGTATGGGGGGCCTTGGGAAGACCACACTTGCTCAATTCGCTTACAATGATGAGAGGGTAACCAAGCATTTCGAGCTAAGAGTATGGGTTTGTGTGTCGGACAATTTCGATGTGATGAGGGTAATAAAATTAATCATTGAAGCAACAACTGGTAGCAAATGTGATCTTGAAGGCATGGATTCACTGCGGCATGGGCTCCAAGAAAAGCTAAGTGGGAAGAAGTTTTTACTGGTGTTGGATGATGTGTGGGAAGAAAATCCTGAGAAGTGGAATTCACTGAAAAAATCTCTCAGAGGTGCCAGGGGTAGTAAAATCATAGTTACGATCCGTAGTGAAAAAGTTGCTTCAATCATAGGCACTCTCCCTTCACACCATTTGCCAACATTATCAGGTGATGATTGTTGGTCTCTATTCAGGCAACAGGCGTTTGGGGATGGAAGACAAGAACATCTAAACCTTGTAACGCTTGGAAAGGAAATTGTGAAGAAGCGTGAGGGTGTTCCTTTAGCG GATGTTGAGAAAGATGATGATGGGAATATAGTATGGTGCAAGATGGATGACCTTGCACGCTTTGTTGCAGGGACCGAACACTTGATTGTGCAGGTCGAGAATGCAGAGAGCATCCATAACATATCTCGTCATTTGTCCTTGGAGTGTGGGTATAGCAGGAAGGTCCAAACATTCCCAAAGGCCTTGAAGAAAGTAAACCATTTGCGAACACTGCTTCTGCTTGAAGGAAGAAGTTTCAACATCCCTCGTGATCATTTTGAACATTTTATGGGCTTACGCGTGTTAGATTTAAGCGGATCCAGTGTTACTAAGGAGTTGTTGGTTTCAATCGGCAAGTTAAAACACTTAAGATACCTCGACCTGTCTGATACTGATATAAAATCCCTTCCTGAATCCATCTGCACCCTTCCCCATCTGCAAACCTTGAGACTCTTGCAGTGTATTAATCTTGCGAGTTACCCAGTGACATGA
- the LOC131227414 gene encoding uncharacterized protein LOC131227414 → MELEFQEYRMPVGCPIKDHIRKMEHMIGALRNVGCKLTENQKIIAMHHSLPESWAQIKRILNHTDSITTFRDFCGYLVCEVQMNVIQPSSAKAFVAETHKWNANNKRSKARKKAKKNNQEQKTRAPAPNLKKGNGKKKKKKTNIVCFACENSGHYARQCAHKKTAQQNT, encoded by the exons atggaattagaattccaggagtacaggatgcctgtcggctgccccatcaaagatcatattcgtaagatggagcatatgataggtgcccttaggaatgttgggtgtaaattgactgaaaatcagaagattatagccatgcaccattccttgcctgaatcttgggctcaaatcaaaagaattctgaaccatactgattctatcactacgtttAGAGACTTTTGTGGCTACTTGGTATGTGAGGTTCAAATGAATGTAATTCAGCCaagttcggccaaggcctttgtagcagagacccataaaTGGAACGCTAACAATAAACGgtccaaagctcgcaagaaggcgaagaagaataatcaagaacagaagaccagagcacctgctccaaatctcaagaaggggaatggaaagaagaagaagaaaaagacaaatatagtctGCTTTGCCTGTGAAAATTCtggccattatgctcggcagtgtgcccataaaaagacg gcgcaacaaaaCACGTGA
- the LOC131226850 gene encoding putative disease resistance protein RGA4 produces MWYKRATRPKRSRKLDYSNLENVMRTADAREANLKEKPNLHKLYFSWGQDIDLKLAGNVEETLEDLRPHPNLKRLEVKGYMGVRFPHWMTSSLLLNLVEISLIDCRRCEQLPQLGQVPLLKVLVTRGMHAVISIGNHFYGDNVAEGFLSLEKLSLEYMPNLEEWLGFNGKVPPCLNELSVFECPKLTTLPCLQSLKKLMLNDSNEMLLGSVANLTSLSYLNIEYFWELRSLSGGLFPNHTRLLTLEIWRCPKLESLSGELGNLAALESLSVYHCDGLVSLSEELQNLTSLQNLNFCWCNGLTSLRLQGLSSLKHLAIEYCHSLTSLMGGLQHLTALQSLEIMGCPELASLPEDMQHLMSLRYLNIWYFDKLTCLPEGLKHVTTLQELSIGGLKSLTALPEWIGNLSSLQYLEIIECDKLGCLPSGLQLLTNLDRLIIYKCPQLEKRCEKEKGEDWHYIAHIPCIYIRYTKSRSESESPRGGQGCGRLLRLKRR; encoded by the coding sequence ATGTGGTATAAAAGAGCTACAAGACCTAAACGTTCGAGGAAGCTTGATTATTCAAACCTCGAGAATGTGATGCGTACAGCAGATGCCCGAGAAGCAAACTTGAAGGAGAAGCCAAACCTTCATAAGTTATACTTTTCATGGGGTCAGGATATTGATCTTAAGTTGGCAGGAAACGTGGAGGAAACCCTTGAAGATCTCCGACCACATCCGAATCTCAAAAGGTTGGAGGTCAAAGGGTACATGGGTGTCAGATTTCCACATTGGATGACTTCTTCATTGCTTTTAAATCTGGTTGAAATCTCACTGATTGATTGCAGAAGATGCGAACAGCTCCCCCAGCTTGGCCAAGTACCGTTGCTTAAGGTTCTTGTGACACGGGGAATGCATGCTGTGATATCTATCGGCAACCATTTCTATGGTGACAATGTTGCAGAGGGATTCCTGTCACTGGAAAAACTTAGCTTGGAATATATGCCTAATTTAGAGGAGTGGCTAGGATTCAACGGAAAAGTACCCCCCTGCCTTAATGAACTATCTGTCTTCGAATGCCCAAAGTTAACAACACTTCCATGCCTTCAGTCTCTTAAAAAATTGATGTTGAATGATAGTAACGAGATGTTGTTAGGTTCAGTGGCAAACCTAACGTCGCTTTCCtacttgaatattgaatatttctGGGAGCTAAGGTCGTTGTCGGGTGGGTTGTTCCCAAATCATACCCGTCTCTTGACCCTAGAAATTTGGAGGTGCCCAAAGCTTGAGTCTCTGTCGGGGGAGCTTGGAAACCTCGCTGCTCTAGAGTCTCTGTCTGTTTATCATTGTGATGGGCTGGTATCATTGTCGGAGGAGTTACAAAACCTCACCTCTCTCCAGAATCTAAATTTTTGTTGGTGCAATGGTCTAACGTCCTTGAGACTACAAGGCTTGAGCTCTCTTAAACATCTTGCCATTGAGTATTGTCATAGCCTAACGAGTTTGATGGGGGGCCTGCAACACCTCACTGCCTTACAATCCTTGGAAATTATGGGATGTCCGGAGCTGGCTTCCTTACCAGAGGATATGCAACACCTAATGTCCCTTCGATATCTTAACATCTGGTACTTTGATAAGTTGACATGTTTGCCGGAAGGGCTAAAACATGTCACAACACTGCAAGAGCTAAGTATCGGGGGTTTGAAAAGTCTAACGGCTCTGCCGGAGTGGATAGGAAACCTCTCCTCGCTTCAATATTTGGAGATAATCGAATGTGATAAATTGGGGTGTTTGCCATCCGGGTTGCAACTCCTAACAAATCTCGACCGTCTAATAATCTATAAATGTCCCCAATTAGAGAAGCGATGCGAGAAGGAGAAAGGCGAGGATTGGCACTACATAGCACACATCCCATGTATCTACATTAGATATACCAAATCCAGATCAGAATCCGAATCACCGAGAGGAGGTCAAGGGTGTGGTCGTCTGTTGAGGTTGAAGAGGAGATAG